GATAGTGTTTAATCTAAAACAAGAAAAAATGAAAAAAATCAGTATCGTAATGTCCATCGGTTTGGCTTTAATCCTTACCATGTCGTCATGTCAAAACCAGAAAACTGTTACATTAAAAACCCAATTGGACAGTTTAAATTACGCTTTTGGGGTACTTAACGGACCGCAAGTAAAAGCATATTCTTTGCAGGGAGATACATCTACTAAAGCTGTCGATGCCTTTATCGAAGGATTTGAAAAAGGTTTAGGTTCAAAAGACAAACATCTTGCACAATATGCAACCGGTTTGAATATTGGCGCTGCATTAAGAAAACAAGCAAAAGCCGGTCTACTCGGAGACAGCACATTGACCATGAATCTTGACTTAATCAAGGCTGGTTTGTTCGCTGCAATGAAAGAAAAAGGCGTACAAATGAAACCTGAAGTTGCTGAAGCATTTTTCCGCGCTACAATGGAAAAATACCATCAGGAAAAAATGAAAAAACAATTTGGTGCAAACCTGGCAGCCGG
The sequence above is drawn from the Microbacter margulisiae genome and encodes:
- a CDS encoding FKBP-type peptidyl-prolyl cis-trans isomerase codes for the protein MKKISIVMSIGLALILTMSSCQNQKTVTLKTQLDSLNYAFGVLNGPQVKAYSLQGDTSTKAVDAFIEGFEKGLGSKDKHLAQYATGLNIGAALRKQAKAGLLGDSTLTMNLDLIKAGLFAAMKEKGVQMKPEVAEAFFRATMEKYHQEKMKKQFGANLAAGQKFLADNKTKPGVITLPDGLQYQILKKGNGPTPKATDRVQVNYKGTLIDGTVFDSNDGKAPVSFEVDQVIKGWTEALQLMPVGSKWRLFVPQDLAYQDQDRGVIKPFSTLIFDIELVGIAQPQTAK